From one Candidatus Limnocylindrales bacterium genomic stretch:
- a CDS encoding nuclear transport factor 2 family protein, which yields MRASIWMLLATMLLVTVNVAPALASDKEDAMVPVRRFIDSMNKNDARGATAAYAPQASITDEFPPYHWIGNSAFADWVRDFEIDATKNEVTNPRVTLQNPRHVDVVGDRAYIVVPAALSFKQHGKPKTEKGAVMTFALQKYPDGWLIAGWTWTKH from the coding sequence ATGCGTGCATCGATCTGGATGTTGTTGGCAACCATGCTCCTGGTCACCGTGAACGTGGCCCCGGCGCTCGCGTCCGACAAGGAAGACGCAATGGTGCCGGTGCGCCGCTTCATCGACAGCATGAACAAGAACGACGCGAGGGGCGCGACGGCGGCGTACGCGCCGCAAGCCAGCATCACCGACGAGTTCCCGCCTTACCACTGGATCGGCAATTCCGCGTTCGCCGACTGGGTCCGCGATTTCGAAATCGACGCGACCAAGAACGAGGTCACGAATCCGCGGGTCACGCTGCAGAATCCGCGCCACGTCGACGTCGTCGGCGATCGCGCGTACATCGTCGTTCCCGCTGCGCTCTCCTTCAAGCAGCACGGCAAGCCGAAGACCGAGAAGGGCGCGGTGATGACGTTCGCGCTGCAGAAGTATCCTGACGGGTGGCTGATCGCCGGCTGGACCTGGACCAAGCACTGA
- a CDS encoding adenylate/guanylate cyclase domain-containing protein: MPFLQRKGFSQPDQERTFPNGKVDVVQLGEVAVCRFLFQPGWRWSTDVGPITGTRSCQHRHLGYTISGSLHVLQDDGTEMVIGPGDAYEIPPGHDAWVEGSEPWDSIEFTSGRTYGASPEELGERTLATILFSDIVDSTSILERLGDRAWAELLEKHNITVRAAIDQFRGREMATLGDGFLALFDGPARAVRAAASMDSAVRELGLELRIGIHTGEVEIVGGQARGVAVHTAARVASMAGAGEVLISATTHDLLEGSGLQFDIHGEHELKGLRGKRTLFIRR; the protein is encoded by the coding sequence ATGCCGTTCCTGCAACGCAAAGGTTTCAGCCAGCCCGATCAGGAGCGCACGTTTCCCAACGGCAAGGTCGACGTCGTCCAGCTTGGCGAGGTTGCCGTCTGCCGGTTCCTGTTCCAGCCCGGCTGGCGCTGGTCGACGGACGTGGGCCCGATCACCGGAACCCGCTCGTGCCAGCATCGGCATCTCGGCTACACGATCTCCGGCTCGCTTCACGTGCTCCAGGACGACGGAACCGAGATGGTCATCGGGCCGGGCGATGCCTACGAGATTCCGCCCGGGCACGATGCGTGGGTGGAAGGCAGCGAGCCGTGGGACTCGATCGAATTCACGAGCGGGCGGACCTACGGCGCGTCACCGGAAGAGCTCGGCGAACGCACGCTCGCGACCATCCTGTTCAGCGACATCGTCGACTCCACGTCGATCCTCGAGCGCCTGGGAGACCGTGCGTGGGCCGAGCTGCTGGAAAAGCACAACATCACGGTGCGGGCCGCCATCGACCAGTTTCGAGGTCGCGAGATGGCCACGCTCGGCGACGGGTTCCTTGCGCTGTTCGACGGGCCGGCTCGCGCCGTGCGCGCGGCGGCGTCCATGGACAGCGCGGTTCGCGAGCTCGGGCTCGAGCTTCGCATCGGGATTCACACCGGCGAAGTCGAGATCGTCGGCGGCCAGGCACGCGGCGTTGCGGTGCACACGGCGGCCAGGGTCGCGTCGATGGCAGGCGCCGGAGAAGTGCTGATCTCGGCGACCACGCACGATCTGCTCGAAGGCTCCGGCCTACAGTTCGATATTCATGGGGAGCACGAGCTCAAGGGGCTGCGCGGGAAGCGCACGCTTTTCATTCGCCGCTGA
- a CDS encoding DUF4215 domain-containing protein, giving the protein MFARSLMLLLSAILFWPVAPAAAAWNNCGNGVVNRDEECDDANTSSADGCTTICHISEGWTCTGSPSVCTHTGLECGNGVVDSGEECDDANMDSGDGCQSDCTVQSGWECTGTAPSVCAPTETEINCGNGIVDSGEDCDGGACCIDCTFATSTTTCRASAGACDIAEVCSGSSSSCPSDAHSTNMCRASTGACDPAEFCSSASTGCPADSVRPSTFVCRASAGSCDVAERCDGSTAACPVDTVSPSTTVCRPAVSTSCDVAETCNGASGACPADVLLGCPDTDGTDCVHPACDVSGQCTTRDDCQEICRPSNFWARRSSVANDGDSLIQTILDQAGSLSVCGQTIDSATGTGDLDSALEALCVQTRGVDQRDLFKQLVTTAFNCEISEGGTCDQILSRFADVSFTACSALCAGTPVPGGPTVDECIDQLSCFNSGGQVVDGQCAFGTCEDDPTQFCGGDFGSCSGTGSGDDGDDDDGGADLRAGAAGGLALGHGKHHANGLNGNNGSNGENGGGGDEGDVDDGCEPFEGNCADARLCTTTNSDADVQICPHRTRPSNHLCQQARKNTCTIDSCD; this is encoded by the coding sequence ATGTTTGCCAGATCACTGATGCTTCTGCTCTCTGCGATCCTGTTCTGGCCCGTGGCACCGGCCGCGGCGGCCTGGAACAACTGCGGCAACGGCGTCGTGAACCGCGACGAGGAGTGTGACGACGCAAACACCTCCTCCGCCGACGGCTGTACGACGATCTGCCATATCTCCGAAGGCTGGACGTGCACGGGAAGCCCGTCGGTCTGTACCCACACCGGGCTTGAGTGCGGCAACGGCGTCGTCGACAGCGGCGAAGAATGCGACGACGCCAACATGGACTCCGGCGACGGGTGCCAGAGCGACTGTACGGTCCAATCGGGATGGGAGTGCACCGGCACCGCACCGTCGGTGTGCGCTCCGACCGAGACGGAGATCAATTGTGGCAACGGCATCGTCGACAGCGGCGAGGACTGCGACGGCGGCGCGTGCTGCATCGACTGTACGTTCGCGACCAGCACGACGACGTGCCGCGCGTCGGCAGGCGCGTGCGACATCGCCGAGGTCTGCAGCGGCTCGAGCAGCTCGTGTCCTTCGGACGCCCACAGCACGAACATGTGTCGCGCGTCGACGGGTGCCTGCGATCCGGCCGAGTTCTGCAGCAGCGCGTCGACCGGTTGCCCCGCCGACAGCGTCCGGCCGAGCACGTTCGTCTGTCGCGCATCGGCAGGAAGCTGCGACGTTGCCGAGAGATGCGACGGTTCCACGGCCGCGTGTCCTGTGGACACCGTCAGCCCGAGCACCACGGTCTGCCGCCCGGCGGTTTCGACGTCGTGCGACGTGGCCGAAACCTGCAACGGCGCTTCGGGTGCCTGCCCGGCCGACGTACTGCTCGGATGCCCGGACACGGACGGAACCGATTGCGTGCACCCGGCCTGCGACGTCTCCGGCCAGTGCACGACGCGCGACGATTGCCAGGAGATCTGCCGGCCGTCGAATTTCTGGGCGCGTCGCTCGAGCGTCGCGAACGACGGCGACAGCCTGATCCAGACCATTCTCGACCAGGCCGGATCGCTGTCGGTGTGCGGCCAGACGATCGACTCGGCAACCGGCACCGGCGACCTCGATTCCGCGCTGGAAGCGCTGTGCGTCCAGACGCGAGGCGTAGACCAGCGTGACCTGTTCAAACAGCTCGTGACGACCGCGTTCAACTGCGAGATCAGCGAGGGCGGAACCTGCGACCAGATCCTCAGCCGATTCGCCGACGTCTCGTTCACCGCCTGCAGCGCGCTCTGCGCCGGGACTCCCGTTCCGGGCGGTCCGACCGTCGACGAATGCATCGACCAGCTCTCCTGTTTCAACAGCGGCGGGCAGGTGGTCGACGGCCAATGCGCGTTCGGAACGTGCGAGGATGACCCGACGCAGTTCTGCGGCGGTGACTTCGGTTCGTGCTCGGGCACGGGAAGCGGCGACGACGGAGATGACGACGACGGCGGCGCGGATCTGCGTGCCGGCGCCGCCGGCGGACTCGCGCTCGGCCACGGAAAACATCACGCGAACGGTCTCAACGGAAACAACGGAAGCAACGGCGAGAACGGCGGCGGCGGCGATGAGGGTGACGTCGACGACGGCTGCGAGCCGTTCGAAGGCAATTGTGCCGATGCACGGCTGTGTACGACGACGAATTCGGATGCGGACGTCCAGATCTGTCCGCACCGAACGCGGCCGTCCAATCACCTCTGCCAGCAGGCCAGAAAGAATACCTGCACGATCGACAGCTGCGACTAG